The sequence CTTGGTCCTGATGGTAAGAGCGTAATCCTAGAAATGGGTTGTTACGGTATCGGTGTTTCACGTGTTGTTGCATCTGCTATCGAGCAAAACCACGATAAATTCGGTATCACTTGGCCAGACGCACTAGCGCCGTTCCAAGTTGCTATCGTACCAATGAACATGCACAAATCTGAGCGCGTTAAAGAAGCCGCTGAGAAACTATACGCTGAATTAACAGCTATGGGTATCGAAGTACTATTCGATGACCGTAAAGAGCGTCCAGGTGTTATGTTTAAAGATATCGAGCTAGTGGGTATTCCTCACACTATCGTTATCGGTGATCGCAGCATGGACGAAGGTAACTTCGAATACAAAAACCGTCGTACCGGTGATAAAGAAGTTATCGCAATGGACACGGTTATCGAGCACCTTAAAGCTCAACTAGCAAAGTAATCCTATTGCTTGCTAGCTGATAGATAGATAGTTAGTTAGTTAGTTAGATAGATATTGAAAGGCTGCCATTAGGTGGCCTTTTTTGTGCCTGTCGTTTCTCTTCAAACTCCCTTCTATTTATCAGTAGAGTAAATAACGTAAGTTAATCCCCTGTTCATCTTTAAATCCGTATATTGGTTTCAACTACTCTTTGACACATTTACATTGGAGGTATCGATGGATATCAAAAGCTTACTTAACCAAGCACTTAAATCAGATCTCGTTAAACAAGGTACTCAGAAGCTTTCCCAAGGATCTTCGAGTTTAAGCAGCCTTTCTAAAAGCAGTAACAGCGATGGCAAGAGTAGCAGTAAGAGCACACTAGGTGCCTTCGGTGCAGGTGCTGTTGGTGGTGGACTGTTAGGTGCGTTAATGGGTTCTAAGAAGACCAAGAAAATGGGTAAGAAAGCGGCTGGCATTGGCGGCGCAGCAGCACTGGGTGCTTTGGCTTATAAGGTCTACAACGACTATCAGTCTAAACAAGGTCAAACACCGAATATCGAACAGGCTCAATTTGATGAAAATGATGCAAACCACAGCGTTCTGATTCTACGATCGATGATAGCCGCGTCTAAAGCCGACGGGCATGTTGATGAAGAAGAGATGGCTAAGATAGAACAAGCCGTCGAGAACATGGGCGCAGATTATCAGCTGACCAAATTGGTGTCTGAAGAATTGCACAAGCCACTCGATCCAAGCGAGACCGCTCAGCTAGCAACCTCACCTCAACAAGCAAGTGAGATCTACTTAGCCTCTTTAATTGTGGCTGACGAGCAGAACTTTATGGAAAAGGCGTACCTCAAAGAGTTAGCTAAGCAACTCAACCTTGCTGATGAAGTTACTTATCAGCTTGAACAGCAAATATCCGGCTAATCAGTAGATACTAAGCTGCTCAATAAGTACCCGCGAATCGTAAAGATCGACCTAAATGACAAGCTAACCAAGTGATATATCGAGCATCAACAAAATGAGATATTGAGCAAGGACAAACTAACTCTGAACTTAATCAGATCCACTTTGTTTTTGCTTATCTCTATGTGTATATTGAGATCAGTTATCATTTGGTTAGGTATAAAAATGAAAGTATACGATTGTTGTGATTTGGTGCGTGAACTGTATTCTCAAATTGGCAGTGGCGACCAAGGCTATATTCCTAAAGCGATCACCTGCGCTGTAAAAACATTGAATGACCTTGCTGCGGATGAGTCTCTTCCTAAAGAAGCAAGAGATAGCGCTGCATTTGCCGCAGCTAACCTACTGATCTCAGATTTCGAGGACTAATATGAACCTCGCTAACTTTGAAAAGATGGATCCTGTAATGTTGATGAGCATCGTCAACATGAAGCTGCGTGACGACTTCGGTGGTGATTTGGATCGAGTAGTCAACTTCTACGAAATCGACAAAGCCGCATTAATCGCGAAACTCGCGTCGGCTGGTTTTGAGTTCCTTGCCGAAGCCAAACAGTTTCGATAATTAGTTAAAACAAACTTCCTATTAAAAGACCAACCTCTGTGTTGGTCTTTTTTTGTTGGTGATACGTAATAAGTAATCAGGCAGTAAACCCGTTATAAATTATCTGTCTGCACCTATACTTTTATATCTTAGAGTCAACGAACGCTCCTTGAACCGAAGCGTATTGTTGTATAGGCTACCTCAAATAGCATATAAAACTCATCATTCAACTTGATGATAGTGAAGGATTAACAATGAAAAGACTCGGACTTTTAGCCGTTATCGCAGCCACACTCACCGCCGGTTGCGCTTCAAATACTCAGCAAGACAACTTTCGTGAAGCCTCTTTTGAGCTGTGTAATACCGAAGTCGATATCTACTCTGTCAGCCATGATGAAAGAGTACGCATCGTCTGCTCTGATGGCTCTAAATTCGCTTTAAGCAGCGAAGATACGCTAGAAGTAATGCGTGATATCAACATCGATTACTGTGATGGCGAAGGCCTAGGCAAGTTCAATGAAAGCCGCAAGTACTACTCGTTCAAGTGTAAGTCAGGCACCTTGCTCAGCATCAAAAAGTAGAATAGACACAAGCAAACGACAAAGGGTTAATGTGAAAGCATTAGCCCTTTTTAGTACCCGCTCTTTATTACTTAGATAGATAACCTTCAAACGTAAAAAAGGCTCCTATACAGGAGCCTTTCAAATCATATTTTCAATCAAATAGCTTTAGTTCAAGGAAAAGGTGCAGAGTTTACAAACACCTTTATCTAGAAACAAAAAGGCCCCTATACAGGAGCCTTTCAAATCGCATTTTTCAATCAAATAGCTTTAGTTCAAGGAAAAGGCGCGGAGTTTACGAATATAAATGAGCACCTTTGACACAGAAATTAAGCTATTTGAGCCAGAAAAATTAAGCGTAAACAGGTAGACGCTTACAAATTTCTAGAACTTTTGCTTTCGTTGCTTCGATAACAGACTCATCGCCCATGTTATCAAGGATGTCACACATCCAGCCAGCAAGAGCTTTCGCGTCTGCTTCTGAGAAACCACGGCGAGTAATAGAAGGAGAACCGATACGGATACCAGACGTAACGAACGGGCTACGTGGATCGTTTGGTACTGAGTTCTTGTTAACTGTGATGTTAGCTGAACCTAGTGCTGCATCTGCTTCTTTACCTGTGATGTCTTTGTCGATTAGATCAACGAGGAACAGGTGGTTCTCTGTAGAACCTGAAACGATGTTGTAACCACGCGCTAGGAATTCAGCAACCATTGCTTTTGCGTTAGCAACTACGCGAGCTTGGTATTCTTTGAACTCTGGCTCTAGAGCTTCTTTGAACGCTACTGCTTTACCAGCGATAACGTGCATTAGAGGGCCACCTTGGCCGCCTGGGAATACTGCTGAGTTAAGCTTCTTGTAAAGATCTTCACCTTCGTTAGAAAGGATAAGACCACCACGAGGACCAGCAAGCGTTTTGTGCGTTGTAGTCGTTACAACGTGAGCATGTGGAACTGGGTTAGGGTAAACACCTGCAGCGATAAGGCCAGCAACGTGCGCCATATCTACGAAGAAGTAAGCGCCTACTTTGTCAGCGATTTCACGCATGCGCTTCCAATCACAAACTTGAGAGTAAGCTGAGAAACCACCGATGATCATCTTAGGTTTGTGCTCAATAGCTAACGCTTCCATCTCTTCGTAATCGATTTGGCCAGCTTCATCGATACCGTAAGGAATGATGTTGTAAAGCTTACCAGAGAAGTTTACTGGAGAACCGTGAGTTAGGTGACCACCGTGCGCTAGGCTCATACCAAGAACCGTATCGCCAGCGTTTAGTAGCGCCATATACACAGCGTTGTTCGCTTGAGAACCTGAGTGAGGCTGTACGTTCGCGTATTGCGCACCAAATAGTTCACATGCACGTTCGATTGCTAGAGTTTCAACTTTATCTACGAACTCACAACCACCGTAGTAACGCTTACCAGGGTAACCTTCAGCGTATTTGTTTGTAAGTTGAGAACCTTGAGCTTCCATTACACGTGGGCTTGTGTAGTTTTCTGAAGCGATAAGTTCGATGTGCTCTTCCTGACGAAGAGTTTCTTCTTGGATAGCTGCGAATAGATCCGCATCGTAATCAGCAATGTTCATGTCACGCTTAAGCATCTGTATCTCCTGACTCAGATTGTACTGAAAGTTTCAAAAAAACCACACAACGACCGAAAGCAAACGTTTCCGTCACCGTTTTGATGTGACGCATTCTACATAATTTGATCTAGGTCATAAAGAGCTAATTGCAATTTTATCATGCAGTTTTTTCATAATCACATATAAGATTCATCATGGTTATTAAGCATATCCAACCAAAGATGACGCTTACTGTCAATTTTACGATTTACACCCTGTAAAACGCAGATTACATAGGTTTACCTTAATTTTGCCCCTCTAGCTACCGAAAGCTAAGGTTTTTCTCTACTATGCTCGCCTTTATTGGATAGGTAATTATAAAAACGATGGAAAAACACACACGTAAAGAAGATTGGGTAGCAATCCTCACTGGTACGTTTTTAGTGGCGTTAGGCGTCTTCTTTTTACAGTCAGCAAACCTGCTTACTGGTGGCACGACTGGCTTGGCTCTGCTTTTGAGTCAATTTACGCCAGTAACCTTTGGTATTCTGTACTTTATTGCTAACTGTCCATTCTATCTATTGGCATGGAAACGATTTGGCCGTCACTTTGCAATAAGCAGTGCCATCTCCGGCGCTTTAGTGTCTGTGTTTGCCGATCATTTATACTTGGTGATTTCGTTAGAAGTTCATAATGAGATTTATTGTGCAGTCGCTGGCGGCTTATTAATGGGCTTAGGCATGCTGATCCTATTCCGTCATCGCTCAAGCTTGGGTGGCTTCAACGTATTGTGTTTGTTCATTCAAGATCGCTATGGTATCTCGGTAGGTAAAACCCAAATGGCCATTGATGCCTGTATTTTGTTTGCATCCTTCTTCTTTGTATCGCCTTGGGTAATTGCCGTTTCTGTATTGGGTACCGCTGTGCTGAACATTGTATTAGCAATGAATCACAAGCCTACTCGTTATTCGGTCAACTACGCGTCTTAGAGTTCACTACCTGTTCTATCGTCACTGGCTACTCGACACTCTAGTTTCTAGCAGACTCAAGGCACGATAATCCAGATATAACTAAAACAAAAAGGCTTTGGGGAGCACTCCAAAGCCTTTTGTAAAAGCCTAAATCTTTAGGGGGACGTAAGAATTAGGTTTGTTGAAATAGAAACAAGATTAATCTTCAATAAAAAGAATCCGCGTCTCATAAGGTCGTAATACTTGGTGATGAGACTTAACTGAACTCTCGCTCACATGATAATTGGACAACAGGCTCTTAGCCTTCATCATCTCAAAACGCTCAGGTAAAACGCATTCCGTTTCTTCACCATAGTAGTTGTTAATACAAACCAAAGTCTGGTTATCACTTTCGCGAGAATACGCAAATACCGAAGAGTGCTCAGGCAATAGATCTTGATAGTTGCCATGAGTAATCACGGGTACTTCTTTACGTAACTCAATCAAGCTCTTGTAGAAATAGAAAACAGAGTCTTTATCTTCCAATGCTTGCTCGGCGTTGATCTCAGTGTAGTTATTCGCAACATCAAGCCATGGCTGTGATTGTGAAAAGCCTGCGTAAGTTTCATCGTTCCATTGCATTGGCGTACGAGAGTTATCACGAGATTTTTGCGCTAAAATCGCCATCATATCCTGATGAGCCACACCATCACGGTTAACCATGATGTCGTACATGTTGGTGCTCTCTACATCACGATATTGGCTGATGTCGGTATAACCAGGGTTAGTCATACCAATCTCTTCGCCTTGATAGATATAAGGCGTGCCTTGCATCATGTGCACAGAAGCAGCCAGCATTTTAGCCGACTCAACACGATATTGTTTATCGTTACCCAAGCGGCTCACGACTCTTGGTTGGTCATGGTTACACCAAAACAGTGCTCCCCATCCTTTACCGTTCAAGCCCGTTTGCCAGTGATTGAAGATCGACTTGAGCTGTAAGAAATCAAACGGCGCATTGGTCCACTTCTCACCATTGGTGTAATCAACCTTAAGGTGGTGGAAGTTAAACACCATCGATAACTCACTGTTATCAATGTTTGAGTATTGCTGACAATGTTCTAACGTGGTTGAAGACATCTCGCCTACGGTCACACTGCCGTATTTCTGGAATACCGCTTCACTGATCTCTTTTAGATATTCATGCACACGTGGGCCATCGGTATAGAAACGACGACCATCACCAATATCATCATTCGGGAAATCTTGCTGCTTTGAAATCAGGTTGATCACGTCCAAGCGGAAACCATCAACGCCCTTCTCAGCCCAGAAGCTGATAACGTCTTTTACTTCTTCACGTACAACCGGGTTCTCCCAGTTGAGGTCGGCCTGTTCTTTCGCAAATAGATGTAAGAAATACTGACCAGTTGCATCATCCATTTCCCATGCATTACCACCAAACTTAGATTGCCAGTTGGTTGGTGCTTGACCGTTTACTGGGTCTTTCCAGATGTAGTAATCGCGGTATGGGCTGCTTTTGTCACCCAATGCAGACTGAAACCATGCATGCTCTGTTGAAGTATGGTTTACCACGATATCCATCACGATACGGATACCACGTTGATGCGCTTCAGCCAGCAATAAGTCGAAGTCTTCCATGGTGCCGAATTGAGGGTTAATCGCGTAGTAGTCTGAGATATCGTAACCATTGTCGATCATGGGTGACGCGTAAACTGGGGTTAGCCAAATCGCATCCACGCTCAAATGTTTGAGGTAATCCAGTTTCGAAATGATCCCTTTGATATCGCCAGTGCCTTTACTGCCACTGTCACAAAAACTCTTTGGGTAGATTTGATAGATGGTTGCGGTTTTCCACCAACTTTCATCATGCTCAGTCATCGCCATCTCTAACACTCACTTACCAGAAAATATAAATAAAAAATCACCATGTGAATCATGGTCGAATAGCCGTTATAACTAAAAGAAAAAGCTATAACTAAGAGAAAAAGCGATGACTCACTTGAAGTCATCGCTTGCTAAATGCATTACGCGTTGGCGGTTTCTAGCTCGCCTTTCATCTGTGCTCGTTTATAGAAGAACAATGTCAGCGTTATCGGCAGTACAACCGCCACCAGCATCGCGACTAAGTAAACCGACCAATATTGAGGTTGAATCGATAAGATACCCGGTAAGCCACCAACACCGATACCATTCGCCATCACACCTGCACTACCACAGATTGCAGCCGCTGCAGCACTACCGATCATTGCGCTCAGCATTGGGAATTTGTATTTAAGGTTGATGCCGTACATCGCAGGTTCCGTTACACCTAGGTAAGCAGAGATTGCTGCTGGTACCGAGATGTCTCGTTCACCTTCACGTTTACTCAAAATAATGATGCCGACAACCGCTGAAGCTTGTGCGATGTTTGATAGCGCGATCAAAGGCCAGATTGGTGTGCCGCCTAAGTCTTGCATCAGTTGTAGATCCACAGCGTTGGTTGTGTGGTGAATACCCGTAATAACCAAAGGTGCGTAGAGGAAGCCAAAGACCACTGAACCAAGAATCGCGAAGTCACCAGTCATTGCCACTTTAGCCGTGAATGCCACACCATCGCCTAGCATACGACCGAATGGGCCAATGAAAGCGTGCGCTAGAATCACAGACAAGATAATCGAGACAAATGGCACGACAACAAGGTAGAGATAAGAAGGAACAATGCGCTTAAGGTTGGTCTCAATGAAGGCCAAAGCCACACCCGCTAACATCGCAGGGATCACCTGAGCTTGATAACCGACCTTCTCAATCACGAACAAGCCAAAGTCCCACACCTCAGGTACCGATTTACCAATCATGTAAGCGTTCATCAACTGTGGAGAAACCAAGGTCACACCGAGCGTAATACCCAAAATAGGCGTTCCGCCGAGTTTCTTAACTGTTGCCCAACACACACCAACCGGTAGGAAGAAGAAAATCGCTTCGCCAATCAACCATAAGAAAGAGTGAACGGTTGCCCAGAATTGGCTGATTTCAACCAAGGTTTTGCCGTCGAACATGCGAATGTCGCCAATCACATTACGGAAACCAAGAATCAAACCACCAGTAATAATGGCAGGCAGTAGTGGTACGAAAATTTCGGCTAAATGGGAGATACCACGTTCAAGGAAGTTCATGTTCTGGCGAGCAGCCAACTTCGCCTCATCTTTTGATGATGCATCTTTGCCAGTTTGCTCAATCAGAAGTGCGTACACCTCATCAACCTCGGTGCCAATAACCACTTGGAATTGACCTGCGTTAGTAAAGCAGCCTTTTACCAGCTTAAGCTTCTCTAGTTCTGCTTTGTTCGCTTGTTCCGTATCGTTCAATACAAAACGCAGTCGAGTCAGACAATGGCTAACACTCGCAATATTCTCTTTGCCACCGACTAACTCGATAAGACGCGCAACGTCTTGCTTCGCTATCTTACTCATACTACCCCACCCTGGTTTCATTCAATTACTCATCTAAACCATGCAGCTATAACCACTCGGATTTAGATTAATGGGAACATTCCCAATTACGGTTATTATAATGCCCACATAAATGATAAATTAAAATGGGAACAGTCCCATTAATTGAAAGAGATCACACTCTAATTTTAATCTAAGCAGTTCAATTTCGCTTGATTGAGTGGATTATAGAATCGGAGATTGAGTGTGATGAGAGATCTCTGAATTGCCTAAAAGCTGAGATATCAATAGATTAGCGGCCAACTTGCCTGCAGATTGATACCCGGGATCAATGCTAAATACTCGCGGGAACAAGAAAGAGAGAAGATCATTGCCACCGACACCGGTCACCACCACATCTTCACGTTGTAGCTCTTGTAGACGTTTGATTACGCCAAGAGCCAATGTGTCACTGGCACACACAATCGCTTGAGTCGCAGGAGCAAGCACCTCATCCACCAACTGATAAGCACTTTCATGATGAAGTTGACCAGTACGATAGTTGGCGATCGAGCCTGTGACTTCACACCAATCCAGGTAGGCCTTAAGACGAAGCTCACCGGTTGATTTATCGCTAGGATCAACGCCAATGAAGCCAACATCAGAGATCCCCTGATCCGATAGATGCGTTAACGCACTATTGATCACCTGTTGGTTATCGTAGTTAATCGACGTTACGTTCTCGGTATCCAGAGCAATCACTACGGCTTTGTGTTCCCAAGCTTCGATTGCAGGAATATCGCAGTCAGTAAAGCCAAACACAATGATGCCATCTACATTGCGACGCTTAAGAACCTGAAGATGCTCATTGGCTTTTTCTCTATCTAACTGACTTTCCATGATCACCACGTCGTAATCCGCTCGATATAACTCAGCCAGCATGGTGCTAACCGCTTTATTTTCAGAGGGAGAGTCCAGACGAGAAATGATGACACCGATGACTTTTTGACTGCCACCACGCATCGACTGCGCAGACTTTGAAGGCGTGTACCCAGATTCTTGAATTACTCTCTCCACCCTTTCACGGGTTTCAGGTTTCACTTTTGGATCATTGGTCAGAACGCGTGATACGGTTGACTTACCAACACCGGACAGCTTAGCAATATCGAGAATAGTGAGTTTTTTGCTCATAAAAAGTCTAACGTTAAAGGGAAGAGAAGAAAAAGTGAGGGCTAATCCCTCACTTAACTGTTTGTAAATCCTAGCGGTTACTATGACTTACTTTTGGCAATTTCGATAGACGACACGACCAAGTTCTAGACGTGCGTTGTCACCTTTAGTACGTAAAGTGACGCTGTTAATCAGTTCCGAGGTTCCATCATCTAAGATGTATTTCGTCCCTGAACCTGCTGGAACTTGAGTCAGACGGTATTCATTCTCAGGGAGACGTAATACCGCTTTTTCATTATCAAGGTAAGCCACTTCAAACGAAACGTCAGACTCACATTGATAAGTCACGAATTGATTATCCGATGTTGCGCTCTCAGTCTCAGGAGCTGCTGATTTAGAGCACCCGACTAATGCAACTGAACATAGAGATGCTACTAACATAGCTTTCATACTTCGTTCCTCATCTTTATATAGTGGGCAAATATAGTGAACAACACTCATTTGCATACTGAGCGATAGGTCTGTGTTTAGCCTTTCAAATATGCTGGTACATCTTTAATACTATCCAGCACGACACTGGCAAGTGCCTCACCCTTTTCAGTCACGGGTTTACCGGTTCTCACCAACACTCTAGTACCAACACCAGCGGCTTCTGCTGCCATCATGTCTTCAGCTTTATCGCCGATCATGACAGAGTTCGCCATATCAATTTTCAGAAAGTCACGAGCAGAAATGAACATACCTGGTTTAGGCTTACGACATTCACAATCTTGTTTGTAGTCGCCAATGCCGTGTTCAGGATGATGAGGACAGTAATAGATACCATCTAACTCAACGCCATTATCGACAAAGTTCCAATCCATCCACTGTGTCAAAGAAAGAAAACGATCTTCGCTAAACTTGCCACGAGCAATACCAGATTGGTTGGTCACAAGTACCAGTAAATAGCCCATATCTTTAAACGCTTTCGCCGCTTCAAATACACCATCGATGTATTCAAAGTCATGCTCATCATGTACGTAGCCGTGATCAACGTTAATCACACCATCACGATCTAAAAAAACAGCCGGTTTAGACAAAATTCAGTTCTCTATCAACTCTCTATTAATCATTAATTATTACACGCTTTATTTGCTTCATCACTATCTATTTAGTTTTGCGTTCGTTAACGATTTGTTTCTAACCTAGCAACACGATCGACGTTTAGCCGTCTAGACGTAAAAATATCTATTGACTTAGATCATAGAACACCATAGCATCGTCTGTAAATCGAACGAGCTATCGATATATTATTCTGTTTTACCTGCACGAGTTTCCCTATGATTAAAGTGAATCAAGTCAACAAGGTTTTCTATCAAGGCACTAAAGAAATCAATGCCTTAATTGATATCAACCTCCACATTCCTCAAGGTCAAATCTTTGGAGTCATTGGCTCTTCAGGTGCAGGCAAAAGTACCCTAATCCGCTGTGTAAACATGTTGGAAGCCCCGACCTCAGGTGAAGTGATTGTTGACGGTATTGACCTAACAAAACTCAGCAAATCAGAACTCAGCGAAGCGCGTCGTAACATCGGCATGATCTTCCAGCACTTTAACCTGCTGTCTTCTCGTACTGTATTTAACAATGTAGCACTGCCTTTAGAGCTTGCCGGTAAAGATAAAGCGGTTATTGAGGCGAAAGTCAGTGAGTTACTTGACCTTGTAGGCCTATCAGACAAGCGTGATACCTACCCTGCGAACTTGAGTGGCGGTCAAAAGCAGCGTGTTGCGATTGCTCGCGCACTGGCATCTGACCCGAAAGTATTGTTGTGTGATGAAGCGACCAGTGCACTGGACCCTGCAACGACTCAATCTATTCTTGAGCTACTGCGTGAAATCAACCGCAAGCTGAACATCACTATCCTGCTTATTACTCATGAAATGGATGTAGTGAAAAGCATTTGTCACGAAGTGGCGATCATTGGCGGTGGTGAATTAGTAGAGAAAGGCACTGTCGGTGACATCTTTGCACACCCTAAGACAGAACTGGCGCATCAATTTATTCGCTCAACCTTGGATCTGACGATTCCTGAAGATTACCAAGCACGCTTGCAAGAAACTCGCGTAAACAGCAGCTACCCGTTGGTACGTCTTGAGTTTACTGGCGCAACCGTTGATGCACCGCTAATGACACAAATTGCACGTAAATTTAATATCGATGTCAGCATCTTAAGTTCAGACCTAGATTACGCAGGCGGCGTTAAGTTCGGCATGATGGTCGCAGAACTGTTCGGTAATGAAGCCGATGATAATGCTGCTATTCAATTCCTACGCGACAACAATGTAAAAGTAGAGGTACTTGGTTATGTCCTTTAGTTTCAACGAGATTGCTGACTGGATCAGCCTTAACGGTAACCTTCTATTAGGCGCAACAGGCGAAACACTTTACATGGTTGCAGTAGCGGGCATTGTTGGCTTCGCTGTCGGTATCCCATTAGGCGTGATTCTACACACGACTAAAAAAGGTGGTCTGTTAGAGAACACCAAGCTAAACAAAATTCTCGGTGCGGTTGTGAACGTGGGTCGTTCAGTGCCTTTCTTAGTACTGATGGTTGCGATTATCCCACTGACTAAGATGCTGATTGGTACCTTCATCGGTACAACAGCAGCGATTGTTCCATTGACGATTGGCGCTATCCCATTCGTGGCTCGACTTATCGAAAGTGCGCTACTTGAAGTACCAACAGGTCTAGTAGAAGCGGCTCAATCAATGGGCGCAACACCAACACAAATCATCAATAAGGTTCTGCTTCCTGAAGCACTACCGACTATCATCAACTCAGTAACGATTACATTAGTAACGCTGGTGAGCTACTCAGCAATGGCAGGTACCGTAGGTGGTGGCGGCCTAGGTGATGTCGCGATTCGTTACGGATTCCACCGTTATGATGTGACTATCATGGCTGTGACGGTAGTGATGTTGATTGTGCTGGTACAAATTATTCAATCAATCGGTGATTCATTAGTTCGCCGTGTTGACCACAGATAACGACTTACAGACCACACTCAAAGTCGTCTGAACCAAATTAAATAGAGTTATTAAAAGGAGATTATTATGAAATTTAACCTTAAAGGTTTACTTACTATCGCAGCAGCAGCATCAGCGCTAGTACTAGCAGGTTGTGGTGACAAAGAAGTCGACACTTCTAAAGTAAAAGTTGGCGTAATGGCAGGTGCTGAAGCACAAGTTGCTGAAGTTGCAGCTAAAGTAGCAAAAGAGCAGTACGGCCTAGACGTTGAACTAGTGACTTTCACGGATTACGTAACACCAAACGCAGCACTGGATGACGGCTCTATCGACATCAACGCATTCCAACACGCACCGTACCTAGATCAGCAAGTGGCTGACCGTGGTTACAAGCTAACTATTGCTGGTAACACGTTTGTTTACCCAATTGCGGGTTACTCTAAAGAAGTGAAATCTGTAGACGA is a genomic window of Vibrio sp. FE10 containing:
- the metN gene encoding methionine ABC transporter ATP-binding protein MetN, translating into MIKVNQVNKVFYQGTKEINALIDINLHIPQGQIFGVIGSSGAGKSTLIRCVNMLEAPTSGEVIVDGIDLTKLSKSELSEARRNIGMIFQHFNLLSSRTVFNNVALPLELAGKDKAVIEAKVSELLDLVGLSDKRDTYPANLSGGQKQRVAIARALASDPKVLLCDEATSALDPATTQSILELLREINRKLNITILLITHEMDVVKSICHEVAIIGGGELVEKGTVGDIFAHPKTELAHQFIRSTLDLTIPEDYQARLQETRVNSSYPLVRLEFTGATVDAPLMTQIARKFNIDVSILSSDLDYAGGVKFGMMVAELFGNEADDNAAIQFLRDNNVKVEVLGYVL
- the gmhB gene encoding D-glycero-beta-D-manno-heptose 1,7-bisphosphate 7-phosphatase, which produces MSKPAVFLDRDGVINVDHGYVHDEHDFEYIDGVFEAAKAFKDMGYLLVLVTNQSGIARGKFSEDRFLSLTQWMDWNFVDNGVELDGIYYCPHHPEHGIGDYKQDCECRKPKPGMFISARDFLKIDMANSVMIGDKAEDMMAAEAAGVGTRVLVRTGKPVTEKGEALASVVLDSIKDVPAYLKG
- a CDS encoding methionine ABC transporter permease, with amino-acid sequence MSFSFNEIADWISLNGNLLLGATGETLYMVAVAGIVGFAVGIPLGVILHTTKKGGLLENTKLNKILGAVVNVGRSVPFLVLMVAIIPLTKMLIGTFIGTTAAIVPLTIGAIPFVARLIESALLEVPTGLVEAAQSMGATPTQIINKVLLPEALPTIINSVTITLVTLVSYSAMAGTVGGGGLGDVAIRYGFHRYDVTIMAVTVVMLIVLVQIIQSIGDSLVRRVDHR